The following are encoded in a window of Blastocatellia bacterium genomic DNA:
- a CDS encoding Gfo/Idh/MocA family oxidoreductase, giving the protein MERVRVGIVGVGHMGSLHARILSRDERVQLVAFYDVLTDVCQARAKTFGVDAASCLDDLIERVDAVYVATPNTGHVEPVLRALQAERHVFCEKPLATSLAEARRVYDAWRSNHTVFQVGHNRRFAPVYQRVKALLDDERWRPHSAHVKMNRGELLSPPWVGDPTITGGFLYETTIHMLDLLRWFFGDAEALTVQASKHSYRECDDFSMLIRFANGLHATLASSADASWHFPFERLEVFCHHGTIESQEMDRLSYTLGLESQTLTESFDMLDREVRWGYVQEDRAFIDAILAGQGAPVSVEDGLKAVELVDACYRAARSGETVHLAAR; this is encoded by the coding sequence ATGGAACGAGTGAGGGTGGGGATCGTCGGCGTCGGTCACATGGGGAGTCTTCACGCCCGGATTCTCTCGCGCGATGAGCGGGTACAGCTTGTCGCCTTCTATGATGTCCTTACGGATGTCTGTCAGGCCCGCGCGAAGACCTTTGGCGTTGACGCCGCGAGCTGCCTTGATGACTTGATCGAAAGGGTTGACGCCGTTTATGTGGCCACGCCGAATACCGGGCATGTGGAACCGGTTCTCCGCGCTCTGCAGGCCGAGCGCCATGTTTTTTGCGAGAAGCCGCTGGCCACATCGCTTGCCGAAGCCCGGCGTGTTTATGACGCCTGGCGTTCGAACCACACCGTTTTCCAGGTCGGTCACAATCGCCGCTTCGCCCCCGTCTATCAGAGGGTGAAGGCGCTCCTGGACGACGAGCGCTGGAGGCCTCATTCGGCTCACGTCAAGATGAATCGGGGCGAGCTTTTGTCTCCCCCCTGGGTCGGTGATCCTACCATCACCGGGGGCTTTCTCTACGAAACGACCATCCACATGCTCGATCTCCTGCGCTGGTTCTTCGGTGATGCGGAAGCGCTCACGGTTCAGGCCAGTAAACATTCCTATCGTGAATGCGATGACTTCTCCATGCTCATTCGATTCGCTAACGGCCTTCACGCGACGCTGGCATCGTCGGCCGACGCCAGTTGGCACTTCCCCTTTGAGCGGCTGGAGGTTTTCTGTCACCACGGGACGATTGAGTCCCAGGAGATGGATCGCCTCTCGTATACACTGGGCCTCGAGAGTCAGACGCTTACTGAGTCCTTTGACATGCTGGACCGTGAGGTTCGCTGGGGCTATGTTCAGGAAGACCGCGCGTTCATTGACGCCATTCTCGCGGGTCAAGGCGCACCCGTCTCGGTGGAGGACGGTCTCAAAGCCGTTGAACTGGTAGATGCCTGTTATCGAGCGGCTCGTTCGGGTGAGACGGTTCACCTGGCAGCTCGTTGA